A window of the Brassica napus cultivar Da-Ae chromosome A2, Da-Ae, whole genome shotgun sequence genome harbors these coding sequences:
- the LOC106383792 gene encoding uncharacterized protein LOC106383792, giving the protein MSNVAKTKSRDKKVVVVNDSHKTTPTKASSIGGAYNPLLVESSSSSSLHTTGRFRSIDESDDCDSVSNNGSWSGDSEDHKEKTTAAPPSAKQEATIDNEKREKMRLKNERKHQRQKEKRAQELHERCCQFLMSRKLEVLTQKIIAMEIPHHEKATYALMLNEGKLEESVNWLLDVGGASVEDKKLDPSFGSLKIDISEELGRILELEAKYKWSKQDVERAVVTAEGDVERAEESLRRQKQDHSVKVEDVSSNNSKVPEEERKNVNQSVNPMDKINMNLQLMKNAAMEEKKRMSNQQPPPPRPMEETHHVTVAIGREPVMVMQQQQRSQSANTNVPPVSTMNPSFTVSAGGGGGGGGGGSGWYPANGQTNGYLPVRTPPPSDLNSNLMYQYQQYQGNNGHIMGRPSEQPHAVAPAASLGLFSGYGSASSSGIDWSADGSVGKYDYSKIDWSLDRGLACPRQEEQQQYVAEASQYEADMSGRTRMNGNGMGVQEVALVGNGGREWTSPFEGKDLFGLSRQYVPPSL; this is encoded by the coding sequence aTGTCTAACGTAGCCAAGACCAAATCAAGAGACAAGAAGGTTGTTGTTGTGAATGATTCACACAAGACAACACCTACTAAAGCCTCCTCCATAGGCGGTGCTTACAATCCTCTCTTAGTTgagtcctcctcctcctcatctcTCCACACCACCGGCCGTTTCAGAAGCATTGATGAGTCTGACGACTGTGATTCCGTCTCCAACAACGGTAGCTGGTCTGGAGACTCCGAAGACCACAAAGAGAAAACAACAGCAGCACCACCTTCAGCAAAGCAGGAAGCCACCATTGACAACGAGAAGAGGGAGAAGATGCGGCTCAAGAACGAGAGGAAGCACCAGCGTCAGAAGGAGAAGCGAGCTCAGGAGCTTCACGAGCGGTGCTGTCAGTTCCTCATGTCGAGGAAGCTCGAGGTGCTTACTCAGAAGATTATAGCTATGGAGATTCCTCATCACGAGAAGGCGACTTACGCTCTTATGCTGAACGAAGGGAAGCTGGAGGAGTCTGTTAACTGGCTGCTCGATGTCGGCGGGGCGAGTGTTGAGGATAAGAAGCTGGATCCTAGCTTTGGGAGCTTGAAGATTGACATCTCGGAGGAGTTAGGTAGAATCTTGGAGTTGGAGGCGAAGTATAAGTGGAGCAAGCAGGATGTGGAGAGGGCTGTGGTTACTGCGGAAGGGGATGTTGAGAGAGCGGAGGAGTCGTTGAGGAGACAGAAGCAAGACCATTCTGTAAAAGTAGAGGatgttagtagtaataataGCAAAGTCcctgaagaagagagaaagaatgTAAACCAAAGTGTTAATCCAATGGATAAGATTAACATGAATTTGCAGTTGATGAAGAATGCTGCAATGGAGGAGAAGAAACGCATGTCAAATCAACAGCCGCCGCCGCCTAGGCCAATGGAAGAAACGCATCATGTGACGGTGGCTATAGGGAGAGAACCAGTAATGGTGATGCAGCAACAACAACGCTCTCAGTCAGCTAACACAAATGTGCCACCTGTCTCTACTATGAATCCATCCTTTACAGTATCAGCaggaggtggaggaggaggaggaggaggagggagtGGTTGGTACCCTGCTAATGGTCAAACTAACGGCTATTTACCCGTAAGAACTCCGCCTCCTAGTGATCTGAACTCTAACCTGATGTACCAGTATCAGCAATATCAAGGTAACAACGGACACATAATGGGAAGGCCAAGTGAACAGCCCCATGCCGTGGCTCCAGCTGCTTCTCTTGGGCTCTTCTCCGGGTATGGATCAGCGTCTTCATCAGGGATAGACTGGAGCGCTGATGGGTCAGTAGGGAAATATGATTACAGCAAAATCGATTGGAGTTTAGACAGAGGGCTAGCGTGTCCTAGACAAGAGGAACAACAACAGTATGTTGCTGAGGCTTCACAGTATGAAGCAGACATGAGTGGAAGGACGAGAATGAATGGGAATGGGATGGGAGTGCAGGAAGTTGCTTTAGTGGGGAACGGTGGGAGGGAGTGGACATCACCGTTTGAGGGTAAAGATCTGTTTGGTTTGTCTAGACAGTATGtgcctccttctctttga